One genomic segment of Salmo trutta chromosome 8, fSalTru1.1, whole genome shotgun sequence includes these proteins:
- the LOC115198330 gene encoding immunoglobulin alpha-2 heavy chain-like — MVTELGGTVTLTCLCSDESVTRFIWFKQSFGQEPLHMTSSLYFGQDSYYSNNFNKDFTETKRLGVRRGDYSCNLTISKTEPGDSATYYCSTTDIYELTFGEGTVLIVKGSESNSMSVLQQPVSESVQPGDSVTLNCTTHTETCAGEHSVYWFRHGSGESCPGIIYTHGNRSDQCEKSPEAGSPTQSCVFNLPKRNLSLSDAGTYYCAVASCGEILFGNGTKLDIEDHRTDPLVLVSCLGVALGVTFTLIIVLVCIMYKMNNTTCVQCRGLVSQTRGPAVTQSDAGDQDGNSLHYVALNLSNKKNRSRRQRGHMETVVYAGIRQ, encoded by the exons ATGGTTACTGAGCTGGGAGGAACTGTGACTCTCACTTGTCTTTGTTCAGATGAGTCAGTGACCAGGTTTATTTGGTTCAAGCAGAGTTTTGGACAGGAACCCCTCCACATGACTTCATCTCTTTATTTTGGCCAAGATAGTTATTATTCCAACAACTTTAATAAGGACTTTACTGAGACTAAGCGTTtgggtgtgaggagaggagactacagcTGTAACTTGACCATATCCAAGACAGAGCCAGGGGACTCAGCTACATACTATTGTTCCACTACAGACATCTATGAGCTCACATTTGGAGAGGGAACTGTTTTAATTGTCAAAG GTTCAGAGTCCAACAGCATGTCTGTGCTCCAGCAGCCTGTGTCTGAGTCCGTCCAGCCAGGAGACTCTGTGACTCTGAACTGTACAACACACACTGAGACCTGTGCAGGAGAACACAGTGTCTATTGGTTCAGACATGGCTCAGGAGAATCCTGTCCAGGAATCATTTACACCCATGGAAACAGGAGTGATCAGTGTGAGAAGAGCCCTGAGGCTGGGTCTCCTACACAGAGCTGTGTCTTCAACCTCCCCAAGAGGAACCTCAGCCTCTCTGATGCTGGGACTTACTACTGTGCTGTGGCCTCATGTGGGGAGATACTGTTTGGGAACGGGACCAAGCTGGACATTGAGG ACCATAGAACAGATCCTCTTGTCTTGGTGTCCTGCCTGGGTGTAGCATTAGGTGTCACGTTCACCTTGATCATTGTCCTGGTTTGCATCATGTACAAGATGAACAACACAACATGTGTGCAGTGCAGAG GACTCGTCTCTCAGACCAGAGGTCCTGCAGTTACCCAGTCAGATGCAGGG GACCAGGATGGAAACAGTCTCCATTACGTAGCTCTGAATCTGAGCAACAAGAAGAACAGGTCTAGAAGACAGAGAGGTCACATGGAGACAGTGGTGTACGCTGGAATCAGACAGTAG